ATTTTGTCAGTTTAAGTGGGTTTTTCTCATTTATACAAAATTCTTGCAATGCCAAAAGCAAAAAGTGCCGCAGCAAGAGTATCTAACTCTTTATCGTATAAAATGGCAAAGATACCCAAAAGCATAAGTGAAAAGGAGATAGCAGTTGCTTTTTGACTCTCTTTTAGATCTCTCTTTATCCACTCCAACTGATCAAGTGAGAGTTCGACTTGAAGCTCATTTTGGCTTATCTTTTTAAGAGCAGATTTGAGATCTTTTGCTATAAAAGGGATCTCTTTTATCTCATCTATAATCGTCTCAATAATACTATCTTTTGCCCCTAGCGCTCGTGGAATATTTTTTTGTAGTATTGGCAAGATATCTTTTATGCCGTTAAAATTTTCTATATAAGTTGTCCCCAATCCTTCTATGATAGCACTTACTCGTAAGATGTAGATAGCATCGCTTGGAAGTTTAAACGGCAGACCGCGCGTGGATTCTAAGACCTCAAAAGCTAACTGCTGCATGGACTCGCTGCTTAGATTGTCATTTGAGAATATCTCAAACATTTTAGAGGTAAACTCTGCTAACTCAGCAACGGGAGCTTCATAGGCAACCGTTCCTAATTTTTTCGAAGCGGCAATGTAGCGTTCATAATCCTGCTCATTTGCCGCTTTTAAAAGCTCTATGATGGCAACTCTTGAGCTATTTGGCACCGTTTTTACCATGCCAAAATCAAGCAGTATCAACTCACCCTCTTTACTTACAAGCAGGTTTCCAGGATGTGGGTCTGCATGGAAGTAGCCGTTTATGAGCATCTGGGTTGTGTAGAAATCAACTAACTTTGCGATGATGGAGCGAAAATCAATTTTGTGTTTGAAGATATTTTCTTTATCATCAAAGCGAAAACCCTCCTCGTAACTCATAACTAAAGCGTCATCGCTGCAAAGTGTAACAAGTGGTGTAGGAAATTTTACACCGGAATTTTTATAAACAGACGCAAATTTTTGCAGATTTCTTAACTCTTGAGTGAGGCTCACCTCCTCTAAAATCATCTTTGCAAATTCACTTATAACGGCTTCTATAGAGTTTTTGGTGGTGTGCGAGAAGAGCGGGCGAAAAAGAGCATTAAAAGTGCTGATGATCCTTATATCGGCTCTGACTCTTTGCTCTATGCCTAAGCGTCTGAGCTTTACTGCTACTTTTTGCCCATCATGCGTGTAAGCCAGATGCACCTGTCCGATAGAAGCTGATGCAATAGCCTTTGAGTCAAAACGGGCAAATGGCTCATCTTTGAAGGCTCTTGCATAAACTTCTCTAAAGGTATCCTCTCTCATAGGAGGGAGTTGGTCGTGAAGCTCTTTAAGCTGAGATATATACTCTTTGTCAAAAAAGTCAGCTCTTGTTGCTAAAACCTGCGAGAGTTTGACAAAACTTGCTCCAAGGATAGTAATGGTCTCTTTAAGCTCTCTAGCTCCCAAAGGCTTCATCATCAAAAAACTCTCTTTTTTCTTGATCACCAAGTAGATAGTAAGCAAAAAAGAGAATACCCTAAGCACCCTTGCAGGAGAGTAGAGAGCCAAATTTTTGAAAAACGTTTTTATTTTAGATCCTCTTTTAGTTTTTCTAAATCCGCTTTTGTAGCAACGCCAAGCTCATCTATAACCTCTTTGAGCGCGCTCTTAAACTGCTCTTTTATACGCTGCTCTTCCTCTTTTCCTTTTGCCTCGATGGAGTCTAAAAAGCTTTTGGCATCATCAGTTTTAATCTTGCCCTCATCTTGAAGTTTTTTTACCTCAGCCTCAACTCTCTCTTTTAAAACAACCGCGGCACCTATGCCTGTGTATAGTAAATCTTTTAACATCTTTTTTTCCTTTTTTGTAATTTAACTAAAATCATTAGATTGCAGCTGCAATCTTCTTCTTTGTCTCTAGGATATCTCTTGTTACATCATGTCTGTAAGTAAACAATTTATCAAGTTCTTTCTGAGTAACAGGATAAAACAATGCACCAAATATGCCAAATGGAAGTTCATACTCAACTCTATCTGTGAGTTCGCACACTCCATCTTCGAGTTGTCTGAAAATATGTGAATGTTTCCAGAGTTTAAAAGGGGATTTAAGCGCGACATCCAAAAGTAGATTCGGTCTTTGCAGCTCTCTTATCTCTACCTCCCAAGTAGTTGAAATAAAGCCCTTAGCACTCCTAAGCCTTAAGATATCCCCCTTTTTCGGGGTAAACATCTCTTCTAAAAGAGTTACTTTAGTATCTTTTGGAGTAATGGTTTTAAGGTTGTTCAAGTCAAGATGAAAATCAAAAAGTGCCTCTATATCACACTCCATTCGTGAACTCTTCTCAAATATTTTCACATTATTTTCTGCTTTTTTTGTAATAATATTATCCATAAGCCTCCTTTTTTCTTTGCTAAAGAACAACTATACTCTTTTAAAAAGTCTATTTGTAGTTTAAAAATGTCAGTTGATATCAATAGACATAAAAAGGGTACCAAAATATCTTTTATTGCAATAAAATAATCTAAAAAAAGGAGTCGTCATGCTAAGAACAAAAGATATAGAAACTGCTGCGATTGCCGCTTCAAGAGATGCAGATGTCTGTTTTGTGATTACAAAGCAGAATAAATGGACTCTATTTGCTTTTTGCTACTACCAGCTCAAACACAGAACCATAAAAGAGTTCAACTGCATTATATACAACAAAGAGAAGGATATTCTCTACTATATTTTAAAGTCTGTTGTACTTTTAAACTCTAAAAAATACAAACTTCTTTATGAGCCAAGCAGGGAGTTTTAAACTCCAGCCTTATGGTTGATTGGTCCTGCACCATGACCGATATCTGGAGCGTTTAGTATAGCTTTATAGATAAAATTTTTGGAAATCTCTATAGACTTTTCAAGCGTATGTCCGAGTGCAAGATTTGCCGCAATCGCACTTGAGTAGGAGCATCCCGTGCCGTGAGTGTTGTCACTATCCAAAAACGGAGTTTGAAAAACTCTCTTTTGGTGCCTAAAGAAGAGTTGGTCAATACTTGCCACTCCGTTTGGAAGCTCTAAGATATGGTTTTTTACAAGAATCGGACACTTTTGCTCATGTATAGCCTTAAGAGAGGGTGTGTCTCCAAATCTATAACCAAACAGAGCATACGCTTCATAACTATTTGGCGTAAGAAGAGTAGCGTACTTAAAGAGCATTTTCATCTCCTCTATAGCATCATCTCTTAGTAGCTTTGAGTCAGCTTTTGAGATAAATACAGGATCTAGCACTACGGGAACATCAAGTGTTGCAATAAATTCCCTCACAACCTCGATGATCTCTTTGGAGTAGAGCATACCGATTTTAACGGCAGCAATATCGAAGTCATTTGCTATTGCATCGATTTGCTCTTTTACAAAAGAGGCTGGAAGCTCGAAAATTGCGTCAACTCCTAGTGTATTTTGCGCTGTCATAACAGTTATTGCGGTCGTTCCAAAAACTCCAAACGCTTCAAATGTCTTCAAATCTGCTTGAATTCCAGCCCCGCCGCCGCTATCTGATCCGGCAATGCTCATAACTACTTGCATATTTGCTCCCTATAGCTTTCTTCTAGGTTCTGCCGAAGGCTTGCCAAAGTAGTATCCTTGAGCAAGATCCGCTCCCTCTTTTGCACAAAATGCAAGTTCTTCGGCTCTCTCAATGCCCTCTGCCAGGACAATAATATCATTCTCTTTTGCAATTTGAACAATCGCTTTAAAAATAGACTGGTTCATTTTGTTTGTATCGATGCTATCAATAATTTCTCGATCAATTTTAACAATGTCAGGACGAAGTTTTGCTAGCATATTTAGTGATGCATAACCGCTTCCCACGTCATCAAGTGCAACCATGTAGCCTTGAGATTTATAAAAATCTAAAATGGATTTAAGGTGCTCTAAGTCAGCTACATGTTCACTCTCAACTACTTCAAAAATAATATTTTTTGGATCAAAATCTAGCTGTTTTGCCCATTCAACCGTTGATTGTAAACAGTGGCTTGGGTCATATATGGCAGTTGGAATAAAATTTATAAACACTTTTGCATGGATATTTTTCACTGCCGCTGTTTTTAGAGAAGTTTCGCGACATGCTCTATCGAGATAAAAAAGCATATCTCCATCTTTTGCCCATCCAAAAAGCTTGTCGGGGTATATCAAAGAACCATCATCTTTTACACCGCGCACGAGTGATTCGTAACCGTAAATAGTGTTTGTTTTAATATCAATAATAGGCTGAAAATGAGTCGTAAGGAGCCCATCTTCTATGATTTCAATGAGTTTTTGGCTGCCTAAGAGGTCTTTGTACTGTTGCAATGTTTTCATACGAATAAGTACCGATGC
This genomic interval from Sulfurimonas crateris contains the following:
- a CDS encoding ABC1 kinase family protein, whose protein sequence is MKPLGARELKETITILGASFVKLSQVLATRADFFDKEYISQLKELHDQLPPMREDTFREVYARAFKDEPFARFDSKAIASASIGQVHLAYTHDGQKVAVKLRRLGIEQRVRADIRIISTFNALFRPLFSHTTKNSIEAVISEFAKMILEEVSLTQELRNLQKFASVYKNSGVKFPTPLVTLCSDDALVMSYEEGFRFDDKENIFKHKIDFRSIIAKLVDFYTTQMLINGYFHADPHPGNLLVSKEGELILLDFGMVKTVPNSSRVAIIELLKAANEQDYERYIAASKKLGTVAYEAPVAELAEFTSKMFEIFSNDNLSSESMQQLAFEVLESTRGLPFKLPSDAIYILRVSAIIEGLGTTYIENFNGIKDILPILQKNIPRALGAKDSIIETIIDEIKEIPFIAKDLKSALKKISQNELQVELSLDQLEWIKRDLKESQKATAISFSLMLLGIFAILYDKELDTLAAALFAFGIARILYK
- a CDS encoding SRPBCC family protein, which gives rise to MDNIITKKAENNVKIFEKSSRMECDIEALFDFHLDLNNLKTITPKDTKVTLLEEMFTPKKGDILRLRSAKGFISTTWEVEIRELQRPNLLLDVALKSPFKLWKHSHIFRQLEDGVCELTDRVEYELPFGIFGALFYPVTQKELDKLFTYRHDVTRDILETKKKIAAAI
- the thiD gene encoding bifunctional hydroxymethylpyrimidine kinase/phosphomethylpyrimidine kinase encodes the protein MQVVMSIAGSDSGGGAGIQADLKTFEAFGVFGTTAITVMTAQNTLGVDAIFELPASFVKEQIDAIANDFDIAAVKIGMLYSKEIIEVVREFIATLDVPVVLDPVFISKADSKLLRDDAIEEMKMLFKYATLLTPNSYEAYALFGYRFGDTPSLKAIHEQKCPILVKNHILELPNGVASIDQLFFRHQKRVFQTPFLDSDNTHGTGCSYSSAIAANLALGHTLEKSIEISKNFIYKAILNAPDIGHGAGPINHKAGV
- a CDS encoding EAL domain-containing protein — translated: MSCQKCQNIQPLTNKSGNLLISCAVAELADIMVEYLTKRNIVYELEDKRTIWANIDTLADTISDMCTTHFTSKVLRDDVKMLFLESFETLTASVLIRMKTLQQYKDLLGSQKLIEIIEDGLLTTHFQPIIDIKTNTIYGYESLVRGVKDDGSLIYPDKLFGWAKDGDMLFYLDRACRETSLKTAAVKNIHAKVFINFIPTAIYDPSHCLQSTVEWAKQLDFDPKNIIFEVVESEHVADLEHLKSILDFYKSQGYMVALDDVGSGYASLNMLAKLRPDIVKIDREIIDSIDTNKMNQSIFKAIVQIAKENDIIVLAEGIERAEELAFCAKEGADLAQGYYFGKPSAEPRRKL